A genomic region of Colletotrichum destructivum chromosome 5, complete sequence contains the following coding sequences:
- a CDS encoding Putative DHH phosphoesterase superfamily, whose translation MLMSVPVWKAASKARFRLFISISSFCGRPVATRPTIHQTPSFFVAMKRTATTANLPNGGNSIKKPKLSVPEYHLTPSVRDEGGAIVWPAPDEKMEAARAFIRECVSAGKSTLLVPDKDADGLTSGAILERTLVLLGLDPSLVTVYLPPKGKNIHDESCRAEMAAHGPVYIFILDQGSRASPPLIDGPHRGIVIDHHHALENDHPKGALHVTACDSPPVATSSLLTYLICRELHEGVRDACDWLCVMGTHGDLGNTLKWEPPFPDMKTTFKMYTKKAINDAVSLINAPRRTASYNVPAAWEALRASKSPKDLLANHSLLAARAEVNAEVERCTHTPPKFSADGRVAVFRINSEAQVHPVIATRWAGHLSSSKLEVVLVANEGYLPDLVNFSCRVPRCARARDPPVNIIEVLRDVASRAEDSTLRERLGSSFARGHKEASGGIVPKAEFEELMTVLEVGKKVERESPKKAQKPAQANTLMNYFGKR comes from the exons ATGCTCATGAGTGTACCGGTATGGAAAGCAGCGTCCAAGGCGAGATTCCGTTTGTTCATTTCCATATCGTCATTCTGCGGCAGACCTGTGGCCACACGCCCTACTATCCATCAGACCCCAAGCTTCTTTGTCGCCATGAAACGGACCGCTACCACCGCGAACCTCCCGAATGGGGGAAATTCCATAAAGAAGCCTAAACTTTCCGTCCCCGAATACCACCTGACGCCGTCGGTGAGAGATGAAGGTGGTGCCATAGTATGGCCTGCGCCGGATGAAAAGATGGAGGCAGCAAGAGCCTTTATCCGCGAATG CGTCTCTGCCGGCAAATCCACCCTCCTCGTGCCAGACAAGGACGCCGATGGCCTCACCTCCGGCGCGATCCTCGAACgcaccctcgtcctcctcggcctcgacccaTCACTGGTGACCGTCTACCTCCCACCAAAAGGCAAAAACATCCACGACGAATCCTGCCGCGCGGAAATGGCCGCCCATGGCCCGGTTTACATCTTCATCCTGGACCAGGGGTCCCGTGCTTCTCCGCCTCTCATCGACGGGCCCCATCggggcatcgtcatcgaccATCATCACGCCCTCGAGAACGACCATCCCAAGGGCGCGTTGCATGTCACAGCATGCGATTCGCCCCCTGTGGCGACGAGTTCGCTGTTAACATACCTCATCTGCCGAGAACTCCACGAAGGTGTCAGGGATGCGTGCGACTGGCTCTGCGTCATGGGAACCCACGGTGACCTGGGCAACACCCTGAAATGGGAACCTCCCTTCCCTGACATGAAGACCACATTCAAAATGTACACCAAAAAGGCCATAAACGACGCCGTGTCGTTGATCAACGCCCCGCGGAGGACTGCGTCTTACAACGTCCCAGCCGCATGGGAAGCTCTCCGTGCCTCGAAATCTCCAAAGgacctcctcgccaaccACTCTCTCCTTGCAGCAAGGGCAGAAGTCAACGCCGAGGTGGAGCGCTGCACCCACACGCCCCCCAAGTTCTCCGCTGACGGCCGTgtcgccgtcttccgcaTCAACTCCGAGGCCCAGGTCCACCCCGTCATCGCCACACGCTGGGCCGGCcacctctcctcctccaaacTCGAGGTCGTGCTGGTCGCGAACGAGGGATACCTGCCCGACCTGGTCAACTTCTCATGCCGCGTGCCCCGGTGCGCCAGAGCGAGAGACCCGCCGGTGAACATCATCGAGGTGCTGCGGGACGTCGCCAGCCGCGCGGAGGACTCGACGCTGCGAGAGCGGCTGGGAAGCTCGTTCGCGAGGGGCCACAAGGAGGCCAGTGGAGGTATCGTGCCCAAGGCCGAGTTTGAGGAGCTGATGACCGTGCTGGAGGTTGGTAAGAAGGTCGAGAGAGAGTCACCAAAAAAGGCCCAGAAGCCCGCCCAGGCAAACACGTTGATGAACTATTTTGGCAAAAGATAG